The nucleotide sequence TTGTAGGTGCATTTATGATAAAGGAAGGGTTTGATAATAAGGAAGAAAAGCTGTTATTAAACTTTAAAATGTATTTTGTTTTAGGAATTTCAGTAAGTATAGATGCGGCTGTAGTTGGATTCACTATGTTTAATAAAATTTCAAGTAATTATGTTATATTAGGAGATTCCGTTTTTATAGGAATAGTAACCTTAATTCTTTCAATAATTGCATTTATTATATCAAGGTATTTGAAGAGAATACAATTAGTGTGTAAATATGCTGACTATATAGGAGGAATTATATTAGTTATATTTGGATTAAAGATGATGTTTTTTTAATATAAGATTAAGATATGCCTCTCATTTTATAGGGGGCATATTTTTTTGCTTGAAATTGTAAAAAGGCATTATTTAAGTTTTACATTGTTTTCCGTATGGTAAAGAATTGTGATATAATTAGTATGAAGAATACAATATATTTTTGTATATTTTTAATAAGATACCAAGGTGAGATTATGGATTTGAAAACGTACCTGAAGAGTCATAACATTAAAATTACTAAATGCAGGCTTAAAATATTAAAAATAT is from Clostridium acetobutylicum ATCC 824 and encodes:
- a CDS encoding manganese efflux pump MntP; translated protein: MNIYSLFVVAIALSLDAFGVALSIGLDSCVKRKNKLLFAISFGFFQFLCTFIGAYSGFLFNTYITYVPQIIGGMIIAFVGAFMIKEGFDNKEEKLLLNFKMYFVLGISVSIDAAVVGFTMFNKISSNYVILGDSVFIGIVTLILSIIAFIISRYLKRIQLVCKYADYIGGIILVIFGLKMMFF